The following proteins are encoded in a genomic region of Sphingobacteriales bacterium:
- the porQ gene encoding type IX secretion system protein PorQ, with product MKKSIAISFAYFLIQVSSAQIGGKNIYDFLQFPTSARMEALGGGLQSIKNNTDADLTLAISNPCFLDSSFHKQLAVNTAFYIDNTNFGNISFSYYHPKIKSTLAYTMQYAYYGKFDGRDISGNPIGTFRAGDINMQVGVGRHWNKFYYGVNLKLIVSSLESYHSVGFAADVALGYHNPKSNWTAAVVLRNAGVELKPYIKGDARQRTPIQLDLSFSKRFKKLPVTISVTAHNLQVWNLKFPEEETQNIFLGTTRKKNKALEVMDNIFRHFSFGVEVQAGKPVRLRLGYNHLRRQELGLAKVKGFAGFSVGLGLNIKQFALDYGFAQYHRDGFDHQLSFRVKLDEFGKKAK from the coding sequence GTGAAGAAATCAATTGCCATATCATTTGCTTATTTTCTGATACAAGTCTCATCTGCACAGATTGGCGGTAAAAACATCTATGATTTCCTGCAATTTCCAACATCCGCGAGGATGGAAGCTCTGGGCGGCGGATTGCAGAGTATCAAAAACAATACAGATGCGGACCTTACGCTGGCCATATCCAATCCGTGTTTCCTGGACAGTTCATTTCACAAACAATTAGCCGTCAATACCGCCTTTTACATCGATAATACCAATTTTGGCAATATCTCCTTTTCCTATTATCACCCGAAAATAAAATCGACGCTGGCCTACACCATGCAGTATGCGTACTACGGAAAGTTTGACGGACGGGATATCTCGGGAAACCCGATCGGAACCTTCCGTGCAGGCGATATCAATATGCAGGTCGGAGTCGGCAGGCACTGGAATAAATTCTATTACGGAGTCAACCTGAAGCTGATTGTCTCCTCACTGGAGTCCTACCATTCCGTTGGCTTTGCCGCCGATGTGGCGCTGGGTTATCACAATCCCAAATCCAACTGGACGGCAGCGGTGGTGTTGAGAAATGCCGGTGTAGAATTAAAGCCATACATCAAAGGCGATGCACGTCAGCGAACCCCGATTCAGCTGGATCTCTCTTTCTCCAAACGATTCAAAAAACTGCCTGTGACGATTTCGGTGACGGCGCACAACCTGCAGGTCTGGAACCTGAAATTTCCGGAGGAAGAGACACAGAATATATTTTTAGGAACCACCAGGAAGAAAAATAAGGCACTGGAAGTGATGGATAATATTTTCAGGCATTTTTCCTTCGGAGTGGAAGTGCAGGCAGGAAAGCCGGTGCGTCTGCGTTTAGGGTACAATCACCTGCGCCGGCAGGAGCTGGGGTTGGCAAAGGTAAAAGGGTTCGCCGGTTTTTCAGTTGGATTAGGGCTGAATATAAAACAGTTCGCGCTCGATTACGGCTTTGCGCAATACCACAGAGACGGATTCGACCACCAGCTTTCGTTCAGGGTAAAACTGGATGAATTCGGTAAAAAAGCAAAGTAG
- a CDS encoding type II toxin-antitoxin system ParD family antitoxin, producing MGRNTSISLGNYFEEFVDDKVSAGRFKNASEVIRAGLRLLEEEETKITALKKAITEGIESGAAKNFNPKKHLEKLKAARRKNG from the coding sequence ATGGGACGAAACACCTCCATTTCACTAGGAAATTATTTTGAAGAGTTTGTTGATGATAAAGTATCAGCTGGAAGATTTAAAAATGCAAGTGAGGTTATTCGAGCTGGTCTTCGACTACTAGAAGAAGAAGAAACTAAAATAACTGCTCTCAAAAAAGCCATAACAGAAGGTATTGAAAGTGGCGCAGCTAAAAACTTCAACCCCAAAAAGCATCTTGAGAAATTAAAAGCTGCTAGAAGGAAAAATGGCTAG
- a CDS encoding (d)CMP kinase, with the protein MTKKINIAIDGYSACGKSSTARQVAKRLGYLYIDSGAMYRAVTLYFQEHLIDLDNAEGIERALPFIDIEFIKRGDSHHTFLNGTDVEEFIRQPEVAALVSEVAAMSNVRRMLVRQQQKMAVQKGVVMEGRDIGSVVIPDAELKFFMTADVDVRTQRRQDELLKKTGKLFPLEELKANLQHRDRIDSTRADSPLTKVPEAMEIDTTHLTLDDQIEWICRKAEEEINKG; encoded by the coding sequence ATGACTAAAAAAATCAACATAGCCATTGACGGATATTCTGCCTGCGGGAAGTCATCTACAGCCAGACAGGTGGCGAAAAGATTAGGCTATCTGTATATTGACTCCGGTGCGATGTATCGCGCCGTTACCCTTTATTTTCAGGAACATCTCATCGACCTGGACAATGCGGAAGGCATTGAACGGGCACTTCCTTTCATCGATATTGAATTTATCAAAAGAGGAGATTCCCATCATACCTTTCTGAACGGTACCGATGTGGAGGAATTCATCCGTCAGCCGGAAGTGGCGGCACTGGTTTCGGAAGTGGCCGCCATGAGCAATGTGCGCAGGATGCTGGTAAGGCAGCAACAGAAGATGGCTGTCCAGAAAGGGGTGGTGATGGAAGGCCGCGATATCGGCAGTGTGGTCATTCCGGATGCCGAATTGAAATTTTTCATGACGGCGGATGTGGACGTGCGCACCCAAAGAAGGCAGGATGAACTGCTAAAGAAAACGGGGAAATTATTTCCCCTGGAAGAACTCAAGGCGAATCTGCAGCACCGCGACCGGATAGATTCCACCCGCGCCGATTCCCCCCTGACCAAAGTGCCCGAAGCGATGGAGATAGATACCACACATCTCACTTTAGACGACCAGATTGAATGGATCTGCCGAAAGGCGGAGGAAGAAATTAACAAGGGTTAA
- a CDS encoding radical SAM protein: MEHFYTIQGEGFYTGHAAYFIRLAGCDVGCVWCDVKASWTVEESQLLRIEDLVQEALKYPGRLIVLTGGEPLMYDLSFLTQKLKANGFQINIETSGAYPLSGIVDWICVSPKKFKAPLKEVVEKANELKCIIFNKSDFDFAEQNCLLATKDCLLYLQTEWSKQEQMMPLMIEYVKAHPEWSLSLQTHKYLNIP, from the coding sequence ATGGAACACTTCTACACCATCCAGGGGGAAGGGTTCTACACAGGCCATGCCGCCTATTTTATCCGGCTGGCAGGCTGTGACGTGGGTTGTGTCTGGTGTGATGTGAAAGCATCCTGGACAGTGGAGGAGAGTCAGCTCCTGCGGATAGAGGACCTGGTGCAGGAAGCCCTGAAATATCCCGGTCGGCTTATCGTTCTTACCGGCGGAGAGCCGCTGATGTATGATTTGTCTTTCCTGACCCAAAAGTTAAAGGCAAACGGATTTCAAATCAATATCGAAACGTCCGGTGCGTATCCGTTAAGCGGAATAGTGGATTGGATATGCGTTTCTCCTAAAAAATTTAAGGCACCTTTGAAAGAAGTAGTAGAAAAAGCAAACGAATTAAAGTGCATTATTTTTAATAAATCTGATTTTGATTTTGCTGAACAAAACTGCTTACTGGCTACTAAAGACTGCTTACTATATTTACAAACAGAATGGAGCAAACAGGAACAAATGATGCCCCTGATGATAGAATATGTGAAAGCGCACCCTGAATGGTCTTTGTCGCTGCAAACACATAAATATTTAAATATTCCGTAG
- a CDS encoding GxxExxY protein → MTQKYVNDLAYKIVGCAIEVHKELGPGLLESIYQKCLEEELRNKNFNILSQLKIPVKYKNIEVDCDLRLDILMEDLIIVELKAVETMLPLYNAQLLTYMKLLKKPKGLLINFNSDNIVSNTTSLVNQYFSDLL, encoded by the coding sequence ATAACACAGAAATACGTAAATGATTTAGCTTATAAAATTGTAGGCTGCGCTATAGAAGTTCACAAAGAATTGGGGCCAGGATTACTGGAATCCATTTATCAAAAATGTTTAGAAGAAGAATTAAGGAATAAGAATTTCAATATTCTTTCACAACTAAAGATTCCTGTAAAATATAAGAACATAGAAGTTGACTGCGATTTAAGATTAGATATTCTCATGGAAGATTTGATAATTGTGGAATTAAAAGCGGTAGAAACTATGCTCCCTTTATATAATGCGCAATTATTAACATACATGAAACTATTGAAAAAGCCCAAAGGATTACTCATTAATTTTAATTCAGATAATATTGTCAGCAACACGACTTCTTTGGTCAATCAATATTTTTCAGATTTATTGTAA
- a CDS encoding type II toxin-antitoxin system RelE/ParE family toxin, whose protein sequence is MASFTLTIKAVQDLSSIWDYTVDTWSEKQADIYYFMLLDSCQDLADGKVAGKNYPEIDIQIFGFKAGQHILFYRNIRKEKIEIVRILHGRMDLKSRIQE, encoded by the coding sequence ATGGCTAGTTTTACCTTAACTATCAAGGCAGTCCAAGATTTATCCTCCATTTGGGATTATACCGTGGATACTTGGTCGGAGAAACAAGCTGACATATATTACTTTATGCTTTTAGACTCCTGCCAAGACTTAGCAGATGGCAAAGTAGCAGGCAAAAATTATCCGGAAATTGATATTCAAATATTTGGATTCAAAGCAGGCCAGCACATACTATTCTATAGAAATATTCGTAAAGAAAAAATTGAAATAGTCAGGATTTTACATGGAAGAATGGATCTAAAAAGTAGAATCCAAGAGTAA
- the pckA gene encoding phosphoenolpyruvate carboxykinase (ATP), translating to MNDKGVKNPSADLTKSGFHHTSANWNLTREELIQRTLDLNLGVLNDTGALCIDTGEFTGRSPKDKFTVKDALTENAVDWNNINQPYSPEHFDRLQAKVIAHLDNQKEIYVRDVFACADPHYQLNIRVVTETPWASLFADNMFIRPSVEEIQSFVPEWTILCAPQFYANPAEDGTRQHNFSIINFTKKVILIGGSGYTGEIKKGIFTVLNFELPHLKNVLSMHCSANIGNDGDTALFFGLSGTGKTTLSADPNRKLIGDDEHGWSAEGVFNFEGGCYAKCVDLTEEKEPDIFRAIKPGAILENIRFFDGTNKVDFENVSVTENTRVSYPLYHINNIAVPSVGTIPKNIFFLSYDAFGVLPPITKLTEAQAMYLFISGYTSKVAGTEAGVTEPQTTFSACFGAAFLPLHPTKYAEMLGKKLKESGANVWLINTGMTGGVYGVGSRMSLKITRGLITAALNGQLNEVEYETLPIFNFRIPVSCPDVPGEVLNPRNTWSDKAAYDAKAAELAVKFNDNFKKYASQANEEILAAAPKV from the coding sequence ATGAATGATAAAGGTGTCAAGAACCCTTCTGCGGATTTGACAAAATCAGGTTTCCACCACACATCAGCGAATTGGAATTTAACACGTGAAGAACTGATACAAAGAACCCTCGACCTCAATCTGGGCGTTTTAAATGATACAGGCGCCCTTTGCATCGATACCGGCGAATTTACCGGCCGGTCTCCCAAAGATAAATTTACCGTAAAAGATGCGCTGACCGAAAACGCGGTGGACTGGAATAACATCAACCAGCCCTATTCTCCCGAGCATTTTGACAGATTGCAGGCAAAAGTGATTGCACACCTCGACAACCAAAAGGAAATTTATGTCCGTGATGTGTTTGCCTGTGCCGACCCGCATTATCAGCTGAATATCCGGGTGGTAACGGAAACGCCGTGGGCGAGTTTGTTCGCGGATAATATGTTCATCCGCCCTTCAGTAGAAGAGATACAGTCGTTTGTACCGGAATGGACGATTCTGTGTGCGCCTCAGTTTTATGCCAACCCGGCGGAAGACGGCACGCGTCAGCACAATTTCTCTATCATCAACTTCACGAAAAAGGTGATACTGATAGGCGGCTCCGGCTATACCGGCGAAATTAAGAAAGGCATCTTTACCGTACTGAATTTCGAATTGCCGCACCTGAAAAATGTGCTGAGCATGCACTGTTCCGCCAACATCGGCAATGACGGTGATACCGCCTTATTCTTTGGCTTGTCAGGAACCGGTAAAACCACACTATCCGCTGATCCGAACCGGAAACTGATAGGCGACGACGAGCACGGCTGGAGTGCGGAAGGGGTATTCAATTTTGAAGGCGGCTGTTATGCAAAATGCGTGGACCTGACGGAAGAAAAGGAACCGGATATTTTCCGGGCCATCAAACCGGGCGCCATCCTGGAAAACATCCGTTTCTTTGACGGAACCAACAAGGTGGATTTTGAGAATGTCAGTGTGACGGAAAACACGCGTGTTTCCTATCCGTTGTATCATATCAACAACATAGCCGTTCCGTCTGTCGGAACAATTCCCAAGAATATTTTCTTCCTGAGTTACGACGCATTTGGTGTGCTGCCTCCGATAACAAAATTAACCGAAGCACAGGCGATGTACCTGTTCATCTCCGGATATACCTCCAAAGTGGCGGGAACGGAAGCCGGTGTAACGGAACCACAGACGACCTTCTCCGCTTGTTTCGGCGCGGCATTCTTACCCTTGCATCCGACGAAATATGCGGAAATGCTGGGTAAAAAATTGAAAGAAAGCGGTGCCAATGTTTGGCTGATCAATACCGGTATGACCGGCGGCGTTTACGGCGTCGGAAGCCGGATGAGTCTGAAGATTACTCGTGGATTGATTACAGCGGCGTTAAATGGCCAGCTGAATGAAGTGGAGTATGAAACGTTACCGATTTTCAACTTCCGGATTCCTGTCAGTTGCCCGGATGTACCAGGCGAAGTGCTGAATCCGAGAAATACCTGGTCGGACAAGGCGGCATACGATGCGAAGGCGGCGGAACTGGCGGTGAAATTCAACGACAACTTCAAGAAATATGCTTCACAGGCGAATGAAGAGATCTTAGCGGCTGCGCCGAAAGTTTAA
- the rpsA gene encoding 30S ribosomal protein S1: MLTEQPEIPALDAVDDIIPVHKEKEVIEQETVDLKIPVIKAEEFDWNISKRGANKYSKEKIAELETLYDQTFKQVEDNEIVKAIVTAITDSDVILNIGFKSDGMIPKSEFKDMTDLKVGDEVDVYVENKENKKGQLILSRKKAKLTKAWDYICEANQNDTVVKGRIISKTKGGLIVDLFGMETFLPGSQIDVKPITDYDQFVGKTMEFKVVKVNEAIKNAVVSHKALIESDLESQRQEIIGKLEKGQVLEGTIKNITDFGAFIDLGGVDGLLYITDISWGRINHPNEVLKMDQKLQVVVIDYDDNKKRISLGLKQLQPHPWDSLPEGIEVGAKVKGKIVNIEDYGSFLEITPGVEGLIHVSEVTWSNQPINSRDYFKLGDEYEAVVVTLDKDERKMSLSLKQMGEDPWKHISEKYPVGTKMKGLVKNITPYGVFVELDDVIGGMVHISDLSWTKRYNHPSEFTKIGNELDVVVLEIDVDNKKIVLGHKQLEEDPWDTFESLFPIGSIHEATVLKREDKGAVVQLPYGIEAFAPTRHIKKEDGKLAEVDEVLPFKVLEFDRDDKRIIVSHTRVNEDKRLDDKKAVEGEKKKEAKKTKDAVKETNSKIEKSTLGDIDALSDLKAKMEGKGE, translated from the coding sequence ATTTTGACAGAACAACCAGAAATTCCGGCATTAGATGCAGTAGACGACATCATTCCGGTACACAAAGAAAAAGAAGTAATCGAACAGGAAACGGTGGACTTGAAAATCCCTGTTATCAAAGCGGAAGAGTTCGATTGGAACATCAGCAAACGCGGTGCCAACAAGTACAGCAAAGAGAAAATCGCGGAGCTGGAAACCTTGTACGACCAGACCTTCAAACAGGTGGAAGACAACGAAATCGTGAAAGCTATCGTAACGGCTATCACGGATTCAGATGTGATTTTGAACATCGGCTTCAAATCAGACGGTATGATTCCGAAATCGGAATTCAAGGACATGACCGATCTGAAAGTGGGTGACGAAGTGGATGTGTACGTTGAAAACAAAGAAAACAAGAAAGGACAATTGATCCTGTCCCGTAAAAAAGCCAAATTAACCAAGGCATGGGATTACATCTGCGAAGCCAACCAGAATGACACGGTGGTGAAAGGCCGTATCATCAGCAAAACCAAAGGCGGCCTGATCGTGGACTTATTCGGTATGGAAACATTCTTACCGGGTTCTCAGATTGATGTGAAGCCGATTACCGACTACGATCAGTTTGTAGGTAAGACGATGGAATTCAAGGTGGTGAAAGTGAACGAGGCTATCAAGAATGCAGTCGTTTCCCACAAAGCACTGATTGAAAGCGACCTGGAATCCCAGCGTCAGGAAATCATCGGCAAACTGGAGAAAGGACAGGTGCTGGAAGGCACCATCAAAAACATCACGGACTTCGGTGCATTCATCGACTTAGGCGGTGTGGACGGTTTATTGTATATCACGGATATTTCATGGGGACGTATCAACCACCCGAATGAGGTGTTGAAAATGGATCAGAAGCTGCAGGTGGTGGTAATCGATTACGATGACAACAAAAAACGTATCTCTTTAGGTTTAAAACAATTACAGCCGCATCCATGGGATTCATTGCCGGAAGGAATTGAAGTGGGCGCTAAGGTGAAAGGCAAGATCGTGAACATCGAAGATTACGGCTCTTTCCTGGAAATCACACCGGGCGTAGAAGGCCTGATCCACGTATCAGAAGTTACCTGGAGCAACCAGCCTATCAACTCACGCGATTACTTCAAGCTGGGTGATGAGTACGAAGCGGTGGTGGTGACGCTGGATAAGGACGAACGCAAAATGTCATTGAGTCTGAAACAGATGGGAGAAGATCCTTGGAAACACATCTCAGAAAAATATCCTGTCGGAACCAAAATGAAAGGATTGGTGAAAAACATCACGCCTTACGGTGTATTCGTTGAACTGGACGATGTCATCGGCGGTATGGTACACATTTCCGATCTATCCTGGACGAAACGTTATAACCACCCAAGTGAATTTACCAAAATCGGTAATGAACTGGATGTAGTGGTATTGGAGATAGATGTGGACAACAAGAAAATCGTACTGGGTCACAAACAACTGGAAGAAGATCCTTGGGATACATTCGAGTCATTGTTCCCAATCGGGTCTATCCATGAAGCTACCGTGCTGAAACGCGAAGACAAGGGAGCGGTGGTTCAGTTGCCATACGGTATTGAAGCATTTGCACCTACCCGTCACATCAAGAAAGAAGACGGTAAACTGGCGGAAGTGGATGAAGTATTGCCGTTCAAGGTGCTGGAGTTCGACAGAGATGACAAACGTATCATCGTTTCTCATACCCGTGTGAACGAAGACAAGAGACTGGACGACAAGAAAGCCGTTGAAGGCGAGAAGAAAAAGGAAGCTAAGAAAACGAAAGATGCCGTGAAGGAAACCAACAGCAAGATTGAAAAATCGACGTTGGGAGATATCGACGCTCTTTCCGATCTGAAAGCTAAAATGGAAGGCAAAGGAGAGTAA
- the kdsA gene encoding 3-deoxy-8-phosphooctulonate synthase, whose amino-acid sequence MKINTDTFFLIAGPCVVESSEGCFETAEKLKTITTELSIPFIFKASFKKANRSRLDSFTTIGEEKALQILADVKSHFKIPVLTDVHETTDCDKVKDIVDVIQIPAFLCRQTELLIAAGKTGKAVNIKKGQFVSAEMMQFAVEKVLSTGNNHILLTERGTMFGYNDLIVDFRNISLMQQTGFPVIFDATHSVQQPNKSEGISGGKPEFIETLSKCAIVAGANGIFLETHPNPEKALSDGTNMLKLDEVRNLLEKLLKIRSAI is encoded by the coding sequence ATGAAAATAAACACTGATACATTTTTCCTGATAGCCGGGCCATGCGTTGTGGAGTCGAGTGAGGGCTGCTTTGAGACTGCGGAAAAGCTAAAGACCATCACCACTGAGCTGTCCATCCCTTTTATTTTCAAAGCCTCCTTTAAAAAAGCGAACCGAAGCAGGCTGGATTCCTTCACCACGATTGGGGAAGAAAAAGCGCTGCAGATTTTGGCGGATGTAAAATCACATTTTAAGATTCCCGTTTTAACGGACGTGCATGAAACGACCGATTGCGATAAGGTGAAAGATATCGTGGATGTGATCCAGATACCCGCATTCCTGTGCCGTCAGACCGAATTGCTGATTGCCGCCGGAAAAACAGGAAAGGCCGTCAATATCAAGAAAGGTCAGTTTGTTTCAGCAGAGATGATGCAGTTTGCCGTAGAGAAAGTATTATCCACCGGCAACAACCATATACTTCTGACAGAGCGCGGAACGATGTTCGGATACAACGACCTAATCGTAGATTTCAGGAATATTTCCCTGATGCAGCAAACAGGGTTTCCGGTCATATTCGACGCCACGCATTCCGTACAGCAGCCCAACAAAAGTGAAGGCATCAGCGGCGGAAAGCCTGAATTCATTGAAACCTTAAGCAAATGTGCCATTGTCGCCGGTGCAAACGGTATCTTTTTAGAAACACATCCGAATCCGGAAAAAGCACTCAGCGACGGCACGAACATGCTGAAGCTGGATGAAGTGAGAAATTTGCTTGAAAAACTATTAAAGATCCGAAGCGCCATCTAG
- a CDS encoding fatty acid desaturase: MTADDIKIKNSADEQKTKIIRREVQLASKAIRAKYPILQHQNAIGFFIFSFSIAMIVLSAALYLQGKISTFWVVVSVAFWTSFLHELEHDLIHYMYFKKNKFMHHLMMLGVWVFRPMTINPWFRRDLHFHHHRVSGTKTDIEERGVTNGEKWGFKRFITTADILLGGVLRGALIRKDIIEAVKNGELPREQALVFKKTKIYGMMPFTLLLYFVWYFFLIHYAIHGISALLHLNYQSPALLEAQFTWINPLVAILIFPNLLRMFCLHFITSNMHYYGDVEPGNVMQQTQVLDKWYFLPMQLFCFNFGSTHAIHHFVVNETFYVRQLTASKAHQVMREQGVRFNDIASIKRANRFYEKGLKVA, from the coding sequence ATGACAGCGGACGATATAAAGATCAAAAATTCGGCGGACGAGCAAAAGACAAAAATCATCCGTCGGGAAGTGCAGCTGGCAAGCAAGGCCATTCGTGCCAAATACCCGATTTTGCAGCATCAGAATGCAATCGGGTTTTTTATCTTTTCCTTCAGCATCGCTATGATTGTGCTGTCAGCAGCATTGTACCTGCAGGGAAAAATCTCTACGTTCTGGGTGGTGGTATCCGTAGCGTTCTGGACATCCTTTTTGCACGAACTGGAACACGACCTGATTCATTACATGTACTTCAAGAAAAACAAATTCATGCACCACCTGATGATGCTGGGCGTCTGGGTATTCCGCCCGATGACCATCAATCCGTGGTTCCGCAGGGATTTGCATTTTCACCACCACCGGGTTTCCGGCACCAAAACGGATATCGAAGAGCGCGGTGTGACCAACGGGGAAAAATGGGGTTTTAAGCGTTTCATCACCACGGCGGATATCCTTTTGGGCGGCGTGCTGCGCGGCGCGCTTATCCGGAAAGACATCATCGAAGCGGTAAAAAACGGAGAGCTGCCGAGAGAGCAGGCGCTGGTGTTCAAAAAAACAAAGATCTACGGCATGATGCCGTTTACATTACTGTTGTATTTCGTCTGGTATTTCTTCCTGATTCATTATGCCATCCACGGCATAAGTGCTTTACTGCACCTGAATTATCAGAGCCCGGCACTACTGGAAGCGCAGTTTACGTGGATCAACCCGCTGGTGGCGATACTGATTTTCCCGAACCTGCTTCGCATGTTCTGCCTGCATTTCATCACGTCCAATATGCACTATTACGGCGATGTGGAGCCGGGCAACGTCATGCAGCAGACGCAGGTGCTGGACAAATGGTATTTCCTTCCCATGCAGCTGTTCTGTTTCAATTTCGGCAGCACCCATGCCATCCATCATTTTGTGGTGAACGAGACGTTTTATGTCCGCCAGCTGACCGCTTCCAAAGCCCATCAGGTCATGCGGGAGCAGGGTGTCCGCTTCAATGATATCGCATCCATCAAACGCGCCAATCGTTTTTATGAGAAAGGGTTGAAGGTGGCGTAG
- a CDS encoding OmpA family protein, with protein sequence MRRLFILILVTSFTCHHSVAQQVSEKAMAGYLKAKEYGSRTQWEEGITELEMVIKLEPDFTPAKTMMAEYLYALRRYQESAAILVSCVNDKTFPAKSIFFLSETYLKLNNPDKAKLYAEQYLAQPVKNPTAAQKAEQTVRNANFASEAKKHPVAFNPKNLGADINTKNLEYFPYMTPDGRLLAFTRLDGREENLYLAQKTDTGFAAAVSFGEPINTEENEGAETMNADGTLLFFTGCNRPDGYGSCDIYFSQKINNRWTSPAGIGKPINAGSWEAQPSFSSDGRALYFASNRKGGFGGKDIWVSYLDNQMKWSEPQNLGPGINTSFDDQCPFIHADNQTLYFTSNGWPGMGGGDIYFSRKTDTGWTKAENLGYPINTENDDNGLTVSFDGKTAFLASSRAGGFGGLDIYSFDLPETAQPKKITYIKAVVKDAVSKQLLVADYSIIDLETRKEIYKGASVNGTFFVSMEADKNYALQIQKEKYLFYSQNINLKVAASQLKPYELEVLLEPITANSKIVLNNVFFDFDKSELNITSSVELDKVAQLLQKNPAVRIEIAGHTDNKGDDRYNQQLSQQRAESVVLYLMQKGIDKTRLTAKGYGEAQPVAPNDTEENKARNRRTELKVLGN encoded by the coding sequence ATGAGAAGATTATTCATTCTGATACTGGTGACGAGCTTCACCTGTCACCACTCGGTGGCCCAACAGGTTTCTGAGAAGGCGATGGCGGGCTATTTAAAGGCAAAGGAATACGGCAGCAGGACACAGTGGGAAGAGGGGATAACGGAACTGGAAATGGTCATTAAACTGGAACCCGATTTTACACCCGCTAAAACCATGATGGCGGAATATTTATATGCACTTCGCAGGTATCAGGAGTCTGCAGCAATACTGGTAAGTTGTGTAAACGATAAAACTTTTCCTGCCAAATCCATTTTCTTTTTATCGGAAACCTATCTGAAGCTGAACAATCCGGATAAGGCGAAATTATATGCGGAACAATACCTCGCCCAACCTGTGAAAAATCCGACTGCTGCCCAGAAAGCGGAACAGACGGTTAGGAATGCCAACTTTGCTTCGGAAGCCAAAAAGCATCCCGTTGCGTTTAACCCGAAAAATCTGGGTGCTGACATTAATACGAAAAATCTGGAGTACTTTCCGTACATGACGCCGGATGGCAGACTGCTGGCGTTTACGAGGCTGGATGGCCGTGAAGAGAACTTGTACCTGGCACAAAAGACGGATACGGGTTTTGCTGCGGCCGTTTCTTTTGGTGAGCCGATTAACACAGAAGAGAATGAAGGCGCCGAAACCATGAATGCGGATGGAACACTTTTGTTCTTTACCGGATGTAACCGTCCGGATGGCTATGGAAGTTGTGATATTTATTTTTCGCAGAAAATCAATAATAGGTGGACCTCGCCTGCGGGCATCGGGAAACCCATCAATGCGGGTTCGTGGGAGGCGCAGCCGAGTTTTTCTTCGGATGGAAGAGCCCTGTATTTTGCAAGCAACCGCAAAGGCGGTTTTGGCGGGAAAGATATCTGGGTAAGCTATCTGGACAATCAGATGAAATGGAGCGAACCGCAGAATCTGGGCCCGGGTATCAATACGTCGTTTGACGATCAATGTCCGTTTATACATGCCGATAACCAGACCTTATATTTTACATCCAACGGATGGCCGGGCATGGGCGGCGGTGATATCTACTTTTCCAGAAAGACGGATACCGGCTGGACAAAGGCGGAAAATCTGGGATATCCGATTAACACCGAGAACGATGACAATGGCCTGACCGTTTCCTTTGACGGCAAGACTGCCTTTCTGGCTTCCAGCAGGGCGGGCGGTTTCGGCGGACTGGATATCTATAGTTTTGATTTGCCTGAAACAGCGCAGCCAAAGAAGATTACCTATATCAAAGCTGTTGTGAAAGATGCCGTCAGCAAACAGTTGCTGGTGGCCGATTATTCCATCATTGATTTAGAAACCAGGAAAGAGATTTACAAAGGCGCCTCTGTGAACGGAACCTTTTTTGTGAGTATGGAAGCGGACAAGAATTATGCATTGCAGATTCAAAAGGAAAAATACCTGTTCTACTCGCAGAATATAAACCTGAAAGTGGCCGCTTCCCAGCTAAAACCCTATGAACTCGAAGTGTTGCTGGAGCCAATAACGGCGAACAGTAAAATTGTACTGAATAATGTATTCTTTGACTTTGATAAGAGTGAATTGAACATAACTTCTTCTGTTGAGTTGGACAAGGTGGCGCAGCTGCTGCAAAAAAATCCGGCGGTGCGGATAGAGATAGCAGGACATACCGACAATAAAGGGGATGATAGATACAACCAGCAGCTTTCCCAACAGCGGGCGGAAAGCGTTGTGCTGTACCTGATGCAGAAAGGCATTGATAAAACGCGATTGACAGCAAAAGGATATGGTGAGGCGCAGCCTGTTGCCCCGAATGATACGGAAGAAAATAAGGCGAGGAACAGGAGAACAGAACTGAAGGTGTTGGGCAACTAG